The following coding sequences are from one Mesorhizobium onobrychidis window:
- a CDS encoding ABC transporter permease: MSSSTPTQLAFSGTTSILGQILSRPSGMVGAGLTIVHLTLAVFGGLLIPHDPLEQLSNTILLPPSLAHFLGTDGLGRDVFSRTIVGGQSALLVTGVATLLAVTWGAMVGVLSAYKGGTVDEVIQRLVEVIGAFPYLLALLLLAGIANFGVFALIPALAIFYGNGAVLVARSATRAVATADFVAAARARGETSIRILLSEILPNIVDVIAVDGAIRWSSMLLGFSSLSFLGFGVAPPSPDWGLMISDARNVLSVAPWAILSPCVALASLIVGLNLLADASAKAIGVDRALQISSQEQ, encoded by the coding sequence ATGAGCTCGTCGACCCCAACACAACTCGCATTTAGCGGAACCACCTCTATTCTGGGACAGATCCTCTCGCGGCCATCGGGAATGGTTGGCGCCGGGCTGACGATCGTGCATCTGACCCTCGCAGTCTTCGGCGGGTTGCTTATTCCGCACGATCCGCTTGAACAACTGTCGAATACGATCCTGCTGCCGCCTTCGCTCGCGCACTTCCTCGGAACCGATGGTCTCGGACGAGATGTATTCTCACGTACGATCGTTGGTGGGCAATCGGCGCTGCTCGTTACCGGCGTCGCAACTTTGCTTGCCGTGACATGGGGCGCCATGGTGGGTGTTTTGTCCGCCTATAAGGGTGGGACGGTCGACGAAGTGATCCAGCGCCTCGTCGAGGTGATCGGGGCCTTTCCTTATCTCCTTGCCCTGCTCCTCCTCGCTGGAATAGCGAACTTTGGGGTGTTCGCGCTCATACCTGCGCTGGCGATATTCTACGGCAATGGCGCTGTTCTCGTTGCGCGATCGGCGACGAGAGCTGTAGCGACGGCTGATTTCGTTGCTGCCGCACGGGCCAGAGGCGAGACATCCATAAGGATTCTCCTCAGCGAGATCCTACCCAACATCGTCGATGTCATAGCGGTCGATGGAGCCATACGTTGGTCCTCGATGCTTCTGGGTTTCAGTTCATTATCATTTCTTGGCTTTGGCGTCGCGCCGCCATCACCCGATTGGGGGCTTATGATTTCCGACGCGCGCAACGTCCTGAGCGTCGCCCCATGGGCTATCTTAAGTCCTTGCGTCGCCCTAGCGAGTCTCATCGTTGGCTTGAATCTTCTCGCAGACGCTAGTGCCAAGGCGATCGGAGTCGATCGAGCTCTCCAAATCTCGTCGCAGGAGCAATAA
- the phnH gene encoding phosphonate C-P lyase system protein PhnH, protein MIITPTMVALQPGFDDPVFDSQGVFRSVMFATAYPGRIQTLESPSTAPTPLSRAAAALCLTLADIDTPLWLDEATASSEVIAYLHFHCGARILREPGVAVRFAVLSDLGAMPPLSFFHPGDDAYPDRSTTLVVEVQSLTEGPKRRWTGPGIRGTLEIGIAGMPESFWSDWDLNRELYPRGVDVVFTCDRSVLGLPRTIKVES, encoded by the coding sequence ATGATCATCACTCCAACGATGGTCGCCTTGCAACCCGGTTTTGATGATCCTGTCTTCGATAGTCAGGGAGTGTTTCGCAGTGTCATGTTTGCGACTGCCTACCCCGGGCGGATCCAAACCTTGGAGTCCCCATCCACAGCGCCAACGCCGCTTTCTCGCGCGGCGGCCGCACTGTGCTTGACCCTGGCGGATATCGACACACCGCTGTGGCTCGATGAGGCGACGGCCTCGAGTGAGGTGATCGCATACCTCCACTTCCATTGTGGCGCACGCATTCTTCGAGAACCGGGAGTTGCGGTCCGCTTTGCCGTTCTTTCGGATCTTGGAGCCATGCCTCCGCTATCCTTCTTTCATCCTGGTGACGACGCATATCCGGATCGCTCGACCACGTTGGTGGTCGAGGTGCAATCGCTCACCGAAGGACCGAAACGTCGCTGGACGGGGCCGGGAATTAGGGGAACGCTTGAAATAGGAATAGCCGGGATGCCGGAGAGCTTTTGGTCCGATTGGGATCTCAATCGAGAACTCTACCCCCGTGGTGTCGACGTCGTTTTCACATGTGACCGTTCGGTTCTCGGTCTCCCGCGCACGATCAAGGTGGAGAGCTGA
- a CDS encoding ABC transporter ATP-binding protein: MSGNAHPHSSRRRVLEVRDLTISCADGRGRPVVDRTALRLFPGDVLGIVGESGSGKSTLALAMCGAIKAGLVARSGSVRIDELDLLRASARQLNDVRRREISYVPQNAGLALTPTRSIGALIREVLRFRIRGDVRRLNAIAQSLLNSLGLDGEAVISRHPHELSGGQQQRSALALALAAKPRILILDEPTAGVDASAQEAILHLLRNFATKEGVAIVCITHDLRVAASLCTRLAVMYAGRIVEDGRSSSLLASPKHPYTRALLAALPRMDERVLPEVIEGQAPSTNERISGCAFAERCVRATAECRNAEPAQATFLEGSLLCHHPWGRHLQKPKSAARAEQRVEIPCSPLLTISQVCVDIRSGRPIGDRAYRASKRGSKRLLDSVDLSVNRGETLGIVGESGSGKSTLLKVMAGVIAPSVGELRIDDRLCPDRALELRRRVQLVWQNAAAALNPRQTVLQAISAPLRLYFRMNGEQCRRKSIELLELVRLPSDYLDRLPLHLSGGEAQRVAIARACAAGPDLLLCDEITSALDVSVQAAVLKLIDDVRSETGCAIVFVSHDMAVIRSIADRVAVIKDGVICEIGRSEDLFERPQHPYSKTLIPVARLMPWSETTDNGRERLSAS, translated from the coding sequence ATGAGCGGAAACGCACATCCACACTCGTCTCGGCGGCGAGTCTTGGAGGTTCGGGATCTGACGATCTCCTGCGCCGACGGTCGAGGGCGCCCGGTAGTGGACCGAACGGCATTACGTCTATTCCCAGGAGACGTACTAGGAATTGTCGGTGAGTCGGGTAGCGGCAAGAGCACGCTTGCGCTAGCCATGTGCGGCGCCATTAAAGCCGGACTTGTGGCTCGATCGGGGAGCGTACGGATCGACGAGCTTGACCTCCTGAGAGCCTCCGCGCGTCAGCTGAATGACGTTCGACGCCGGGAAATCTCTTACGTTCCGCAGAACGCAGGTCTTGCGCTAACGCCGACGCGCTCCATTGGCGCGCTGATCCGAGAAGTCTTGAGGTTCAGAATCCGGGGTGATGTTCGACGTCTAAACGCAATCGCACAATCCCTTCTCAACTCTCTCGGTCTTGATGGCGAAGCGGTAATTTCGCGGCACCCACACGAGCTCTCCGGCGGTCAGCAGCAGCGCAGCGCCCTTGCTCTCGCGCTCGCCGCAAAGCCGCGAATTCTAATTCTGGACGAGCCGACCGCTGGCGTCGACGCGAGCGCCCAAGAGGCGATTCTTCATCTCCTGCGGAACTTCGCGACGAAGGAAGGCGTAGCGATCGTCTGCATTACACATGATCTCCGCGTTGCCGCCAGCTTATGCACACGTCTCGCGGTGATGTACGCGGGACGTATTGTTGAAGACGGGCGATCCTCGTCGCTGCTTGCAAGTCCCAAGCATCCCTATACCCGAGCTCTTTTGGCGGCTCTCCCGCGGATGGACGAAAGAGTTCTCCCTGAGGTCATAGAGGGGCAGGCGCCTAGCACGAACGAGAGGATCTCTGGTTGCGCATTCGCAGAGCGCTGTGTGAGGGCAACCGCCGAGTGTCGCAACGCCGAGCCGGCACAAGCGACGTTCCTCGAAGGGTCGCTTCTTTGCCATCACCCTTGGGGGCGGCACCTTCAGAAACCGAAATCCGCGGCGCGAGCAGAGCAGAGAGTTGAGATCCCATGCTCTCCGCTCCTGACGATCTCACAGGTCTGCGTCGACATTCGCTCTGGCCGGCCAATTGGCGATCGCGCTTATCGAGCGAGCAAGCGAGGGTCTAAGCGGCTGCTGGATTCGGTCGATCTGTCGGTCAATCGCGGCGAGACCTTGGGCATTGTTGGAGAGTCGGGTTCAGGAAAATCCACGCTCCTCAAAGTTATGGCCGGTGTGATTGCGCCTTCGGTAGGCGAACTTCGGATCGATGACAGGCTTTGCCCTGACCGCGCACTCGAACTCCGCCGCCGGGTGCAGCTCGTGTGGCAGAACGCGGCAGCAGCATTGAACCCCCGCCAGACTGTGCTGCAGGCGATCAGCGCGCCGCTGAGACTATACTTTCGAATGAATGGCGAGCAGTGCCGGCGAAAGTCCATCGAACTTCTCGAGCTCGTTCGTTTGCCGTCGGATTATCTAGATCGGCTGCCGCTACATCTATCCGGCGGCGAAGCCCAACGAGTCGCCATTGCGCGAGCATGCGCTGCAGGCCCCGACCTACTACTTTGCGACGAAATCACGTCCGCGCTCGATGTCTCAGTTCAAGCAGCTGTCCTCAAGCTAATTGATGATGTCCGCTCTGAAACCGGTTGTGCCATCGTCTTCGTGTCGCACGATATGGCCGTTATACGCTCGATTGCGGATCGGGTTGCCGTCATCAAAGATGGTGTTATTTGCGAGATCGGTCGTTCGGAAGATTTGTTCGAGCGACCGCAGCATCCATACAGCAAAACGCTCATCCCAGTCGCCCGTCTGATGCCGTGGTCCGAAACCACCGATAATGGACGTGAGCGGTTATCTGCATCGTGA
- a CDS encoding ABC transporter permease, which translates to MFGSSFLTRVLSTVAILGLSFIALQLLPGDACTAFLGQDAFGDTLAKCRLDLQLDRPLLLRFFDWVSDMAAGRFGTSLTTGTPVAEILAPRVRNTFLLGGTAASISVPLSIGLGVLAAVWRDSVFDLLVSSTVLVAVATPEFVIATILIFVFALELQWLPAISVFPADAPITAMLPSLVLPAVVLSFHMSAHIMRVTRTRMIEALSSDFILATRLRGIRRLRLCVVHALPSALPPVLSISALSIASSLGGVVVIERVFNYPGIGTLTLQAIYDRDMPVLQATVLVFVCTYGALTFLADIISKRIDPRMGKSA; encoded by the coding sequence ATGTTTGGCTCGTCGTTCCTCACGAGGGTGCTGTCAACCGTCGCCATCCTTGGTCTCTCCTTCATCGCTCTACAGCTGCTGCCGGGGGATGCCTGCACTGCCTTTCTCGGACAAGACGCTTTTGGCGACACCTTGGCGAAATGCCGCCTCGATCTTCAGTTGGACCGCCCGCTTCTTCTACGCTTCTTTGATTGGGTCTCCGATATGGCAGCGGGCCGCTTTGGGACATCGCTGACAACCGGCACCCCGGTTGCGGAGATCCTTGCGCCGCGTGTTCGCAATACATTTCTTCTTGGCGGAACAGCCGCATCAATCTCTGTCCCCCTATCGATAGGACTTGGTGTCCTCGCAGCCGTCTGGCGGGATTCAGTCTTCGATCTGCTGGTTTCATCGACTGTCCTCGTTGCGGTGGCTACGCCCGAATTCGTTATCGCGACCATTCTGATTTTCGTATTCGCCCTCGAACTCCAATGGCTCCCAGCCATCTCCGTTTTTCCGGCCGATGCTCCTATCACCGCCATGTTGCCGAGCCTTGTTCTGCCGGCAGTCGTGCTATCGTTTCACATGTCGGCTCATATCATGCGTGTCACTCGAACCCGTATGATCGAGGCGCTCTCCAGCGATTTCATCTTGGCAACTCGATTGCGTGGCATTCGTCGGCTGAGGCTTTGCGTCGTGCACGCACTCCCGAGCGCGTTACCGCCGGTCCTAAGCATTTCGGCATTGAGCATAGCATCCTCGCTCGGTGGCGTCGTCGTCATCGAGCGAGTGTTCAACTATCCCGGGATTGGAACCCTCACGCTCCAGGCCATCTATGACCGAGATATGCCGGTTTTGCAGGCAACTGTCCTTGTCTTCGTGTGCACATACGGGGCACTGACTTTTCTCGCTGACATCATTTCAAAGAGGATCGATCCTCGGATGGGAAAGTCGGCATGA
- a CDS encoding alkaline phosphatase family protein: MSGYLHRERSLMAKKNKVIFVLIDALGANYFLEHRERMPYLAALADSNLFAERVQPATPGTSRPGRATILTGVDTSIHGVYGNSILDGDFFRPATENDVQATTVAQAALEAGLDVVGLGFGLLRPEDTTVQIDPWWEHLQYKGPSNIKIPSRRENANVAPVRRDPKRRLSPFLNAPLTAGSSQSADVRLHPHMIGLASDQLMLRLAGDLACGDQPPDLILTEFSITDVIQHHHGFDSAATNWAYQTADMAVGLLMHRLSKAGRLNDYVVIIASDHGQAPIHTAIYPELVVPHDSWTSEGASLNVVVTDVNEALIIADRLSRLGVAPLDGMHLPAAVRAKGLITFVAPTGYAFERRPDKSAMTETTGSPSIVSTHGLSPGHPGDDAIAIVAGAGARGCIASGDLTQVAPTIAQALGLDLPSAHGLAWI; this comes from the coding sequence GTGAGCGGTTATCTGCATCGTGAAAGAAGTCTTATGGCGAAAAAGAATAAAGTCATCTTTGTACTTATCGATGCCCTCGGCGCGAACTATTTTTTGGAACATAGAGAACGCATGCCCTATCTGGCGGCTCTTGCGGATAGCAATCTTTTTGCGGAGCGGGTTCAGCCCGCCACCCCCGGGACGTCCAGGCCAGGAAGAGCGACGATTCTTACCGGGGTGGATACTTCCATCCATGGAGTTTATGGCAACTCTATTCTGGATGGTGACTTTTTTCGTCCAGCAACCGAAAACGATGTTCAGGCTACGACCGTCGCTCAAGCGGCGCTCGAAGCCGGCCTTGATGTTGTGGGCCTCGGCTTCGGTCTGCTGAGACCTGAGGATACCACTGTACAGATCGACCCTTGGTGGGAACATCTGCAATACAAGGGGCCGTCGAACATCAAAATCCCGTCCCGCCGCGAAAATGCAAATGTGGCACCGGTGCGCCGAGACCCAAAACGGCGGCTTTCCCCATTCCTGAATGCTCCGCTCACCGCTGGGTCGAGCCAATCGGCGGATGTCAGGCTACATCCTCACATGATCGGCCTAGCGAGCGATCAGTTGATGCTTCGGCTCGCCGGCGACTTGGCCTGCGGTGATCAACCGCCAGATCTCATCCTAACCGAATTCTCAATCACAGACGTAATCCAACATCATCACGGCTTCGATTCTGCTGCGACAAACTGGGCATATCAGACCGCTGACATGGCGGTGGGACTCTTAATGCACCGCTTGTCGAAGGCTGGTCGATTGAATGACTACGTCGTGATTATTGCGAGCGATCACGGGCAGGCTCCGATTCACACGGCGATTTATCCCGAGCTTGTCGTGCCACACGATAGTTGGACGAGCGAGGGCGCTTCTCTCAATGTTGTTGTGACAGATGTCAACGAGGCGCTGATCATAGCCGATCGGCTGTCTCGCCTGGGTGTGGCTCCTCTCGATGGGATGCATTTGCCCGCCGCCGTCCGCGCCAAGGGGCTTATAACGTTCGTAGCCCCCACGGGCTACGCGTTCGAACGGCGCCCCGACAAATCGGCGATGACGGAGACGACCGGTTCGCCTTCGATTGTCTCCACACATGGTCTCAGTCCCGGACATCCGGGTGATGATGCAATCGCAATCGTGGCCGGCGCCGGAGCTCGCGGATGCATCGCCTCGGGAGACCTGACGCAGGTTGCTCCGACTATCGCACAGGCCCTCGGCCTCGATTTGCCCAGCGCGCACGGCCTGGCCTGGATATAA
- the phnG gene encoding phosphonate C-P lyase system protein PhnG → MGILACASREALEEAAENIGNRPPIEWLRRPHIGLVLVRGRLGGTGNPFNLGEMTVTRCALRLACGTVGLAYVQGRDRRHAELAAIMDALLQKPEKYDAVMLSVIQPLLAKQIERRTLASRKAASTRVDFFTMVRGENPA, encoded by the coding sequence ATGGGAATCCTCGCATGCGCTTCGCGTGAGGCTCTTGAAGAGGCCGCCGAAAATATTGGCAATCGTCCGCCCATCGAATGGCTCCGAAGGCCGCACATAGGTCTTGTACTGGTCCGGGGGCGGTTAGGCGGCACTGGAAATCCGTTTAATCTGGGCGAAATGACTGTGACCCGGTGTGCACTTCGGCTTGCATGCGGCACAGTAGGGCTCGCCTACGTGCAAGGCCGTGACCGCCGGCACGCCGAGCTGGCCGCGATCATGGATGCGCTGCTCCAAAAGCCAGAAAAGTACGACGCGGTTATGTTGAGCGTTATTCAGCCGCTGCTGGCGAAGCAAATCGAGCGGCGCACTCTGGCTAGCCGCAAAGCGGCTTCCACCAGAGTGGACTTTTTCACCATGGTTCGCGGGGAGAATCCGGCATGA
- a CDS encoding alpha-D-ribose 1-methylphosphonate 5-phosphate C-P-lyase PhnJ — MTDRIELDPDESAYNFAYLDEQTKRMIRRSLLKALSIPGYQVPFGGREMPLAYGWGTGGIQVTASVIGPDDQLKVIDQGADDTTNAVSIRRFFEIVGDIRTTERTADATVIQTRHRIPEAPLKEGQVLVYQVPQPEPLRNLEPRETETRKMHAYSEYGPTQVTLYEDIARFGHIAKTYDYPVIVNGRHLMSPSPIPKFDNPKMQDCPAIQLFGAGREKRIYAIPPYTSVRSLDFDDHPFEVQTWKGCCALCGSTASYLDEVITDDKGSRMFVCSDTDFCKTRQASAPQGSGQRR, encoded by the coding sequence ATGACCGATCGTATCGAGTTAGATCCGGATGAGAGCGCCTACAACTTCGCGTATCTCGATGAGCAGACAAAACGCATGATCCGGCGCAGCCTACTCAAGGCTCTTTCGATCCCGGGGTATCAAGTGCCCTTCGGTGGACGCGAGATGCCACTTGCCTATGGGTGGGGAACTGGGGGAATTCAAGTTACCGCAAGCGTCATCGGGCCCGACGACCAGCTTAAGGTGATCGACCAAGGTGCGGACGACACCACCAATGCCGTCTCGATAAGGCGATTCTTCGAGATCGTTGGCGACATCCGAACGACGGAACGAACTGCAGATGCCACAGTGATTCAAACTCGCCATCGGATTCCCGAGGCGCCCCTCAAAGAGGGCCAAGTTCTTGTTTATCAGGTTCCGCAACCGGAGCCATTAAGAAACCTGGAACCCCGCGAGACCGAGACGCGAAAGATGCATGCATATTCCGAATACGGTCCCACGCAGGTAACACTCTACGAAGACATAGCTCGCTTCGGCCACATTGCGAAGACCTATGACTACCCCGTCATCGTTAATGGTCGACACCTAATGTCACCCAGCCCGATCCCGAAATTTGACAACCCGAAGATGCAGGACTGCCCGGCAATCCAACTTTTTGGAGCTGGTCGAGAGAAGCGCATATACGCAATCCCACCTTATACCTCGGTGCGCAGCCTGGATTTCGATGATCATCCGTTCGAAGTGCAGACCTGGAAAGGTTGCTGCGCGCTCTGCGGCTCAACCGCTAGCTATCTGGACGAGGTGATCACTGACGACAAGGGTAGCCGGATGTTCGTCTGCTCGGACACCGACTTCTGCAAAACCCGCCAGGCATCTGCCCCCCAGGGCTCCGGGCAACGGCGATAG
- a CDS encoding carbon-phosphorus lyase complex subunit PhnI produces MTYVAVKGGEFAIVNSHKLIAEARRGDLKFGELSLGQIREQFGLAVDRVMVEGSVYDPDLASLALKQAQGDALEAIFLLRAYRTTLPRIAISEPLETANISLRRRISAAFKDLPGGQVLGPTYDYTHRLLDFRLAADGDVERQQAEVADVPLDTAMPRVLDILGDEGLIEPELANRNPTEPVFDLTREPTVFPAGRDQRMQNLARGDEGFLLGLAYSTTRGYGGAHPFVGEIRMGEVAVVIVPDELGFAIEIGEITVTECQMINQFRGSETAPPQFTRGYGLSFGECERKTLAMALVDRALRSRELGEPVRYPAQDEEFVLSHSDSIEAVGLVSHYKLPHYVDFQAELQLVRQLRAEYEASQPNEAAE; encoded by the coding sequence ATGACATATGTCGCTGTGAAAGGTGGCGAATTTGCCATCGTCAATTCGCACAAACTGATTGCCGAGGCGCGGCGCGGCGATCTGAAATTTGGCGAGCTCAGCCTGGGCCAAATTCGGGAGCAATTTGGCCTGGCAGTCGACCGAGTAATGGTGGAGGGATCCGTCTACGATCCTGACCTTGCGTCACTGGCGTTGAAGCAAGCCCAAGGCGACGCGCTTGAAGCAATTTTCCTTCTTCGAGCGTATCGCACGACATTGCCACGTATTGCGATCTCCGAGCCCTTGGAGACGGCAAATATCAGCTTGAGGCGACGGATTTCAGCAGCTTTCAAGGACCTCCCTGGCGGCCAAGTGCTAGGACCGACTTATGACTATACGCATCGCCTGCTGGACTTCAGACTTGCGGCCGATGGGGATGTCGAACGGCAACAAGCGGAGGTCGCAGACGTACCACTGGATACGGCAATGCCGCGGGTCCTCGATATTCTCGGCGACGAGGGTTTGATTGAGCCTGAATTGGCGAATCGCAATCCGACCGAGCCGGTGTTCGACCTCACCCGAGAGCCGACTGTCTTCCCGGCAGGACGTGATCAGCGCATGCAGAACCTCGCACGCGGCGACGAGGGTTTCCTTTTAGGCCTCGCGTACTCCACGACGCGAGGATACGGCGGCGCCCATCCGTTTGTCGGCGAGATCCGGATGGGTGAGGTCGCAGTTGTGATTGTTCCAGATGAGTTAGGCTTCGCGATTGAGATCGGAGAAATTACAGTTACGGAGTGCCAAATGATCAATCAGTTTCGGGGGTCCGAAACAGCGCCTCCGCAGTTTACACGTGGATACGGCCTTTCCTTTGGGGAATGCGAACGCAAGACCTTGGCGATGGCGCTCGTTGACCGCGCCTTGCGCAGCAGGGAGCTAGGCGAACCGGTCCGATATCCGGCCCAGGACGAGGAGTTCGTCCTTTCGCATTCTGATAGTATCGAAGCTGTTGGGCTCGTCTCTCACTACAAGTTGCCGCACTACGTCGATTTTCAAGCCGAACTTCAACTCGTGCGGCAGCTACGCGCTGAATACGAGGCCAGCCAACCAAATGAGGCGGCGGAATGA
- a CDS encoding alpha-D-ribose 1-methylphosphonate 5-triphosphate diphosphatase, whose product MLMERVQPAASQSNHLYNARIVSNGEVLTGSCYVENGLIAAVTNDNQSSIGGVDLGGDYLLPGFVDLHTDNLENHFYPRPNVQWPSAVGAAMAHDWQMIGAGVTTVLDALSLGDYDSGGSRSSMLRSAIEALSEAKQRGILRADHFFHFRCEVSDRTLMEIVEPYLGHESLKLLSVMDHTPGQRQWRDLAIYRDFRRKKKGLVWTDAEFELHISESRQAQVTYVPSFRRQIASVSGERKIPLASHDDTTTADVDESYAEGVTLCEFPTTVAAARRARGLGMQIVMGSPNIVLGGSHSGNVSAKALLAEGLLDILTSDYVPSSLLQSVFALADQGVALSDAVAMVTNNPARAIGLTDRGRIEPGLRADLLQVAIFDGTPAIRGIWVEGIRVL is encoded by the coding sequence ATGCTTATGGAGAGGGTGCAACCAGCGGCAAGTCAGTCGAACCATTTGTACAATGCCCGAATCGTCTCGAACGGAGAAGTACTTACTGGATCTTGCTATGTCGAAAATGGTCTTATTGCCGCAGTAACAAACGACAATCAATCGTCTATCGGCGGTGTCGATCTTGGCGGCGATTACTTGCTGCCCGGATTCGTCGACCTTCATACGGACAATCTCGAGAATCATTTCTATCCACGGCCCAATGTACAATGGCCATCTGCGGTCGGAGCTGCGATGGCGCATGATTGGCAAATGATCGGCGCCGGGGTTACAACGGTCCTCGACGCGCTTTCTCTTGGTGACTATGACAGCGGTGGCTCGCGCAGCTCCATGCTGCGGTCGGCGATCGAAGCTTTGTCTGAAGCCAAGCAACGCGGGATATTGCGGGCCGACCATTTCTTCCATTTTCGGTGTGAAGTCTCAGACCGGACGTTGATGGAGATCGTGGAGCCTTATCTCGGTCATGAGAGTCTAAAGCTACTCAGCGTAATGGATCACACGCCCGGCCAGAGACAATGGCGCGATCTCGCTATTTATCGAGACTTCCGCCGGAAGAAGAAGGGGCTGGTCTGGACGGACGCCGAGTTCGAACTCCACATTTCTGAGAGCCGACAGGCGCAGGTGACATATGTTCCGTCGTTCCGCAGGCAGATCGCATCTGTCAGCGGCGAGCGGAAGATCCCGCTGGCGAGCCACGACGATACGACCACCGCGGATGTCGACGAGTCGTATGCTGAAGGGGTCACACTCTGTGAGTTCCCGACGACCGTCGCGGCGGCGCGACGAGCGCGCGGCCTCGGGATGCAGATCGTGATGGGATCTCCGAATATTGTGCTCGGCGGATCCCATTCCGGCAACGTCAGCGCGAAAGCCCTGCTCGCCGAAGGTTTGCTCGATATTCTAACTTCGGACTACGTACCCTCGAGCCTACTCCAATCGGTTTTCGCGCTGGCCGATCAAGGAGTGGCTTTATCGGACGCGGTTGCGATGGTCACGAACAACCCCGCTCGGGCGATCGGTCTAACCGATCGAGGACGCATCGAGCCGGGTCTACGTGCAGACCTCCTTCAAGTCGCGATTTTTGATGGAACACCGGCGATCCGGGGCATTTGGGTCGAAGGGATTCGGGTTCTATGA